From the genome of Vicia villosa cultivar HV-30 ecotype Madison, WI linkage group LG2, Vvil1.0, whole genome shotgun sequence, one region includes:
- the LOC131650787 gene encoding uncharacterized protein LOC131650787 produces MRERVEREGAGGAERVNRGGDGDGWTKVGSARYSKRMQWDIVRGCSRVRGGSTTTFFFTSFPDKLGAKDLVRVFGDYGRVDEVVILARRNKQGRKFGFVRFFEVSDVDMLALKLDKIFLGKQNLFVNLPRYHRPHRALHGVLKPMVVASDLQVEVRQKEFPRVRDGRSYVAAALGRSSSSVVPPPYQMVFDKVDEGAISRFSKAFVDKVVMAGTTYDIQEVFDMEGYFGVKVTPLGARLCLLEDRGEGVLEELIDSGASWLDRWFVEIKRWDPGVVDEERVTWVLLFGLSCHLWNDVFFKFICTPFGSFLRPDDFTSCHAKFDVARLLIRTSCVPLISESLMVKAGGLFLRLRVVEDTQGPFPFYVSKGMDGEAERVSSEEEVDDDSVGVE; encoded by the coding sequence ATgagagagagagtagagagagaaGGAGCGGGGGGAGCGGAGAGAGTAAATAGGGGAGGTGATGGAGATGGTTGGACTAAGGTAGGAAGTGCGCGCTACTCTAAGAGGATGCAATGGGATATCGTCCGCGGTTGTTCTCGGGTTCGTGGTGGGTCAACTACCACCTTCTTTTTCACTTCTTTTCCGGACAAGCTAGGTGCAAAGGATTTGGTTCGCGTTTTTGGAGACTATGGTCGTGTGGATGAGGTGGTTATTCTGGCACGGAGGAACAAGCAGGGTCGCAAATTTGGTTTCGTTCGTTTCTTTGAAGTCTCTGATGTTGACATGTTGGCTCTGAAGTTGGATAAGATTTTTCTGGGCAAGCAAAATCTGTTTGTGAACCTTCCTAGATACCATCGGCCTCACAGAGCACTGCATGGGGTTCTCAAACCGATGGTAGTTGCTTCGGATCTTCAGGTTGAGGTGCGGCAGAAGGAGTTTCCAAGAGTAAGGGATGGCAGATCTTATGTGGCTGCTGCCTTAGGGCGGTCTTCTTCTTCGGTGGTGCCTCCTCCTTATCAGATGGTTTTTGATAAGGTTGATGAAGGAGCCATTTCTAGATTCAGTAAAGCTTTCGTCGATAAGGTTGTGATGGCTGGTACTACCTATGATATCCAAGAAGTGTTCGATATGGAAGGTTATTTTGGGGTTAAGGTTACGCCGCTGGGGGCAAGATTGTGCCTTTTAGAAGACCGTGGAGAAGGGGTGCTTGAGGAGCTTATTGATAGTGGAGCGTCATGGTTGGATAGATGGTTTGTGGAGATTAAGAGATGGGATCCGGGGGTCGTGGATGAAGAACGGGTTACCTGGGTTCTACTATTTGGCTTGTCGTGTCATCTGTGGAACGAtgtttttttcaaatttatttgcACTCCGTTTGGCTCTTTCCTCCGCCCTGATGATTTCACTAGTTGTCATGCTAAGTTTGATGTGGCCCGTTTGTTGATCAGGACGTCGTGTGTTCCCTTGATTAGCGAATCCTTGATGGTTAAAGCTGGTGGGCTTTTCCTTAGATTAAGGGTGGTCGAAGACACCCAAGGCCCGTTTCCGTTCTATGTCTCTAAAGGGATGGATGGTGAAGCTGAACGTGTTTCATCGGAGGAGGAGGTGGATGATGATAGTGTCGGTGTTGAATAG
- the LOC131650786 gene encoding pre-mRNA-splicing factor ATP-dependent RNA helicase DEAH1-like, whose product MKRSRGEEVESLRKYSRQCYLQKREEKKLQQLRDDIIDEHYLFEGVELSESEYRDFTHKQQTYDIIANKIGLDVAANNNEYTMPELYDDHQFGINQDKRFSVAMQRYTRDDNDKELQWEDNQIKKATLSFGSKNKTTRDGDDNHNFVFEDHVDFIKASIMDGHDFQREIALEKSKPKTSVLQALQEDRKNLPIYSFRDELLEAVHNHQIIVIVGETGSGKTTQIPQYLHEAGYTKDGRMIACTQPRRVAAMSVAARVSQEMGVKLGHEVGYSIRFEDCTSKKTVLKYMTDGMLLREFLVQPRLETYSVVMVDEAHERTLSTDLLFGLLKDLALARPDLKLLISSATLDADKFSTFFDFAPIFNIPGRRYPVEIYFTQAPEANYLDAAVVTTLQIHSTQPSGDILVFLTGQEEIETVEEILKHRMRAFEAKIGELIICPIYANLPTELQAKIFEPTPKGARKVVLATNIAETSLTIDGIKYVIDPGFCKMKTYNPKTGMESLLITPISKAAADQRAGRSGRTSPGKCYRLYTAYAFKQELEDNTPPEIQRTSLANVLLTMYSLGIDCEKLMHFDFMDPPPVDSIIKAMELLYNLGASNKHGKLTKVGRRMAEFPLDPMLSKMIVASEKYKCSDEIITIAAMLSTGNSIFYRPKDKKVHADNARMNFHTGDVGDHIANLKIYNSWKEASYSRQWCYENYIQIRSMKRARDIRDQLARLLEKVEIEITSSSNDLDAIKKSIASGFFPHSAILQKYGSYRLVKGQQNVHIHPSSGLVEILPKLVLYHELALTTKEYMRQVTEIKPDWLLEIAPHFYNPMDLEDLTSKKMPRGCGRAGL is encoded by the coding sequence ATGAAGAGGAGTAGAGGAGAAGAAGTTGAATCTCTTAGAAAATATTCTCGGCAATGTTACTTACAAAAGCGAGAGGAAAAGAAATTACAACAACTCAGAGATGACATCATTGACGAACACTATCTATTTGAAGGTGTGGAGCTTTCTGAATCAGAATATCGTGACTTCACGCACAAGCAACAGACTTATGATATAATTGCAAACAAGATAGGCTTAGATGTTGCTGCTAACAACAATGAGTACACAATGCCGGAACTATACGATGATCATCAATTTGGAATTAATCAAGACAAGAGGTTTTCTGTTGCCATGCAGCGTTACACtagagatgataatgataaagaaCTTCAGTGGGAGGATAACCAAATCAAAAAAGCAacattgagttttggatccaaaAATAAAACTACTAGAGATGGTGATGATAATCACAACTTTGTTTTTGAGGATCATGTTGATTTTATCAAAGCATCAATTATGGATGGGCATGATTTTCAACGGGAGATTGCATTGGAAAAATCTAAACCTAAGACTTCAGTTTTACAGGCTCTTCAAGAGGACAGAAAAAACCTACCTATCTATTCTTTCCGAGATGAATTACTTGAAGCTGTTCATAATCACCAGATCATTGTCATTGTCGGTGAAACTGGTTCCGGAAAGACTACTCAAATTCCTCAGTATCTTCATGAAGCTGGTTATACCAAGGACGGGAGGATGATTGCATGTACTCAGCCACGCCGCGTAGCTGCTATGAGTGTTGCCGCCCGAGTTTCCCAAGAGATGGGTGTTAAACTAGGACATGAAGTTGGTTATTCCATAAGATTTGAGGATTGCACTTCCAAGAAGACTGTTCTTAAATACATGACTGATGGAATGTTGTTGAGGGAATTCCTTGTTCAGCCTCGGTTGGAAACTTACAGCGTCGTAATGGTGGATGAGGCGCACGAAAGAACACTCTCAACCGATCTTTTATTTGGATTGTTGAAGGATTTAGCACTTGCTCGCCCCGATCTTAAGTTGTTAATATCAAGTGCTACTCTTGATGCAGATAAGTTCAGTACTTTCTTTGATTTTGCTCCGATATTCAATATTCCTGGCAGGCGGTATCCGGTTGAAATCTACTTCACCCAAGCGCCAGAAGCCAATTACTTGGATGCTGCCGTTGTCACCACGCTTCAAATCCATTCTACTCAACCTTCTGGAGATATACTTGTATTCCTTACCGGTCAAGAAGAAATTGAAACAGTGGAAGAAATCTTGAAGCATCGTATGAGAGCTTTCGAGGCTAAAATCGGCGAGTTAATTATATGCCCTATATATGCCAACCTACCAACTGAATTACAGGCTAAAATATTTGAACCCACGCCTAAAGGGGCTCGAAAGGTTGTGCTTGCCACAAACATTGCAGAAACCTCGTTGACAATTGATGGGATCAAGTATGTCATTGATCCAGGATTCTGTAAGATGAAGACTTATAACCCAAAGACTGGAATGGAGTCTTTACTGATAACTCCAATCTCAAAAGCTGCTGCTGATCAAAGAGCTGGTCGGTCGGGAAGAACAAGCCCAGGCAAGTGCTATAGGCTATACACTGCTTACGCTTTTAAACAAGAGTTGGAGGATAACACTCCACCAGAAATACAACGGACTAGCCTCGCTAATGTACTGTTAACCATGTATAGTCTCGGTATTGATTGTGAGAAGTTGATGCATTTTGATTTTATGGATCCTCCGCCGGTTGATTCCATCATCAAAGCCATGGAGCTATTATATAATCTAGGTGCTTCAAACAAGCATGGCAAGTTAACTAAGGTAGGTAGACGGATGGCAGAGTTCCCACTTGATCCTATGTTGTCGAAAATGATTGTTGCTTCCGAAAAGTACAAATGTTCTGATGAGATCATAACCATCGCTGCCATGCTTTCAACCGGAAACTCAATATTTTACCGGCCAAAGGATAAAAAAGTACACGCTGACAATGCAAGGATGAATTTTCACACTGGAGATGTTGGTGACCACATTGCTAATCTAAAGATCTACAATTCATGGAAGGAGGCAAGTTACTCAAGGCAATGGTGTTATGAGAACTATATCCAGATACGGAGCATGAAACGTGCCAGGGACATTCGTGACCAACTTGCACGTTTATTGGAGAAGGTTGAGATCGAAATTACTTCAAGTTCTAATGACTTAGATGCCATAAAGAAATCCATAGCATCTGGATTTTTTCCTCACTCTGCAATACTACAAAAGTATGGATCTTATCGGCTAGTAAAAGGTCAACAGAATGTTCATATACACCCCAGTTCAGGACTGGTAGAGATTCTTCCTAAATTGGTTTTATACCATGAGCTAGCACTCACCACTAAGGAGTATATGAGGCAGGTGACAGAgataaagccagactggttgctggAGATAGCCCCCCATTTTTACAATCCCATGGATCTTGAAGACTTGACCTCCAAGAAAATGCCGCGTGGATGTGGACGTGCTGGCTTATGA
- the LOC131650788 gene encoding pre-mRNA-splicing factor ATP-dependent RNA helicase DEAH1-like — translation MKRSRGEEVESLRKYSRQCYLQKREEKKLQQLRDDIIDEHYLFEGVELSESEYRDFTHKQQTYDIIANKIGLDVAAKDEYTMPELYDDHQFGINQDKRFSVAMQRYTRDDDKEVDWEDNQIKKATLSFGSKNRRSDDDNHQFVFEDHVDFIKASIMDGHDFQREIALEKSKPKTSVLQALQEDRKNLPIYSFRDELLEAVHNHQIIVIVGETGSGKTTQIPQYLHEAGYTKDGRMIACTQPRRVAAMSVAARVSQEMGVKLGHEVGYSIRFEDCTSKKTVLKYMTDGMLLREFLVHPQLETYSVVMVDEAHERTLSTDLLFGLLKDLALARPDLKLLISSATLDADKFSTFFDFAPIFNIPGRRYPVEIYFTQAPEANYLDAAVVTTLQIHATQPSGDILVFLTGQEEIETVEEILKHRMRAFQAKIGELIICPIYANLPTELQAKIFEPTPKGARKVVLATNIAETSLTIDGIKYVIDPGFCKMKTYNPKTGMESLLITPISKAAADQRAGRSGRTSPGKCYRLYTAYAFKQELEDNTPPEIQRTSLANVLLTMYSLGIDCEKLMHFDFMDPPPVDSIIKAMELLYNLGASNKHGKLTKVGRRMAEFPLDPMLSKMIVASEKYKCSDEIITIAAMLSTGNSIFYRPKDKKVHADNARMNFHTGDVGDHIANLKIYNSWKEANYSKQWCYENYIQIRSMKRARDIRDQLARLLEKVEIEITSSSNDLDAIKKSIASGFFPHSAILQKYGSYRLVKGQQNVHIHPSSGLVEILPKLVLYHELALTTKEYMRQVTEIKSDWLLEIAPHFYNPMDLEDLSSKKMPRGCGRAGL, via the coding sequence ATGAAGAGGAGTAGAGGAGAAGAAGTTGAATCTCTTAGAAAATATTCTCGGCAATGTTACTTACAAAAGCGAGAGGAAAAGAAATTACAACAACTCAGAGATGACATCATTGACGAACACTATCTATTTGAAGGTGTGGAGCTTTCTGAATCAGAATATCGTGACTTCACGCACAAGCAACAGACTTATGATATAATTGCAAACAAGATAGGGTTAGATGTTGCTGCTAAAGATGAGTACACAATGCCGGAACTTTACGATGATCATCAATTTGGAATTAATCAAGACAAGAGGTTTTCTGTTGCCATGCAGCGTTACACTAGAGATGATGATAAAGAAGTTGATTGGGAGGATAATCAAATCAAAAAAGCAacattgagttttggatccaaaAATAGAAGGAGTGATGATGATAATCACCAGTTTGTTTTTGAGGATCATGTTGATTTTATCAAAGCATCAATTATGGATGGGCATGATTTTCAACGGGAGATTGCATTGGAAAAATCTAAACCTAAGACTTCAGTTTTACAGGCTCTTCAAGAGGACAGAAAAAACCTACCTATCTATTCTTTCCGAGATGAATTACTTGAAGCTGTTCATAATCACCAGATCATTGTCATTGTCGGTGAAACTGGTTCCGGAAAGACTACTCAAATTCCTCAGTATCTTCATGAAGCTGGTTATACCAAGGACGGGAGGATGATTGCATGTACTCAGCCACGCCGCGTAGCTGCTATGAGTGTTGCCGCCCGAGTTTCCCAAGAGATGGGTGTTAAACTAGGACATGAAGTTGGTTATTCCATAAGATTTGAGGATTGCACTTCCAAGAAGACTGTTCTTAAATACATGACTGATGGAATGTTGTTGAGGGAATTCCTTGTTCACCCTCAGTTAGAAACTTACAGCGTCGTAATGGTGGATGAGGCGCACGAAAGAACACTCTCAACCGATCTTTTATTTGGATTGTTGAAGGATTTAGCACTTGCTCGCCCTGATCTTAAGTTACTCATATCAAGCGCCACTCTTGATGCAGATAAGTTCAGTACGTTCTTTGATTTTGCTCCGATATTCAATATTCCTGGCAGGCGGTATCCGGTTGAAATCTACTTCACCCAAGCGCCAGAAGCCAATTACTTGGATGCTGCCGTTGTCACCACGCTTCAAATCCATGCTACTCAACCTTCTGGAGATATACTTGTATTCCTTACCGGTCAAGAAGAAATTGAAACAGTGGAAGAAATCTTGAAGCATCGTATGAGAGCTTTCCAGGCTAAAATCGGCGAGTTAATTATATGCCCTATATATGCCAACCTACCAACTGAATTACAGGCTAAAATATTTGAACCCACGCCTAAAGGGGCTCGAAAGGTTGTGCTTGCCACAAACATTGCAGAAACCTCGTTGACAATTGATGGGATCAAGTATGTCATTGATCCAGGATTCTGTAAGATGAAGACTTATAACCCAAAGACTGGAATGGAGTCTTTACTGATAACTCCAATCTCAAAAGCTGCTGCTGATCAAAGAGCTGGTCGGTCGGGAAGAACAAGTCCAGGCAAGTGCTATAGGCTATACACTGCTTACGCTTTTAAACAAGAGTTGGAGGATAACACTCCACCAGAAATACAGCGGACTAGCCTCGCTAATGTACTGTTAACCATGTATAGTCTCGGTATTGATTGCGAGAAGTTGATGCATTTTGATTTTATGGATCCTCCGCCGGTTGATTCCATCATCAAAGCCATGGAGCTTTTATATAATCTAGGTGCTTCAAACAAGCATGGCAAGTTAACTAAGGTAGGTAGACGGATGGCAGAGTTCCCACTTGATCCCATGTTGTCGAAAATGATTGTTGCTTCCGAAAAGTACAAATGTTCTGACGAGATCATAACCATCGCTGCCATGCTTTCAACCGGAAACTCAATATTTTACCGGCCAAAGGATAAAAAAGTACACGCTGACAATGCAAGGATGAATTTTCACACAGGAGATGTTGGTGATCACATTGCTAATCTAAAGATCTACAATTCATGGAAGGAAGCCAATTATTCCAAGCAATGGTGTTACGAGAATTATATACAGATACGGAGCATGAAGCGTGCCAGAGACATTCGTGACCAACTTGCACGTTTATTGGAGAAGGTTGAGATCGAAATTACTTCAAGTTCTAATGACTTAGATGCCATAAAGAAGTCCATAGCATCTGGATTTTTTCCTCACTCTGCAATACTACAAAAGTATGGATCTTATCGGCTAGTAAAAGGTCAACAGAATGTACACATACACCCCAGTTCGGGGCTGGTAGAGATTCTTCCTAAATTGGTTTTATACCATGAGCTAGCACTCACAACTAAGGAGTATATGAGGCAGGTGACAGAGATAAAGTCAGACTGGTTGTTGGAGATAGCCCCCCATTTTTACAATCCCATGGATCTTGAAGATTTGAGCTCTAAGAAAATGCCGCGTGGATGTGGACGCGCTGGCTTATGA